A single region of the Aeromonas hydrophila subsp. hydrophila ATCC 7966 genome encodes:
- the queA gene encoding tRNA preQ1(34) S-adenosylmethionine ribosyltransferase-isomerase QueA: MQVSDFHFDLPDELIARYPMTERTASRLLQLDGQTGALRHGQFVDVLDQLNPGDLLVFNNTRVIPARMFGQKASGGKLEVLVERMLDEHSVLAHVRSSKSPKPGTRLILDGGADGEKVEAEMRARHDALFEIHFLDPRPVLEILEAIGHMPLPPYIDRPDEDADKERYQTVYNQKPGAVAAPTAGLHFDEPLLEKIRAKGVETAFVTLHVGAGTFQPVRVDKIEDHHMHSEYAEVPQEVVDAIAATRARGGRVIAVGTTSVRSLESAAKVTLAQGKPLAPFFSDTDIFIFPGYQFQVVDAMVTNFHLPESTLIMLVSAFAGYDNVMSAYQAAVAEQYRFFSYGDAMFVTRRRAQA; this comes from the coding sequence ATGCAAGTATCCGATTTTCATTTTGATCTGCCAGACGAGCTGATTGCCCGCTATCCCATGACGGAACGTACCGCCAGTCGTCTGTTGCAGCTCGATGGTCAAACTGGCGCACTGCGCCACGGTCAATTTGTGGATGTGCTGGACCAGCTCAACCCCGGCGATCTGCTGGTATTCAACAACACCCGTGTCATTCCGGCGCGCATGTTTGGCCAGAAGGCCAGCGGCGGCAAGCTGGAGGTGCTGGTGGAGCGGATGCTGGACGAGCACAGCGTGCTGGCCCATGTGCGCTCTTCAAAATCGCCCAAGCCCGGTACCCGGCTCATTCTGGATGGCGGGGCCGACGGCGAGAAAGTCGAAGCCGAGATGCGTGCCCGTCACGATGCCCTGTTCGAGATCCACTTCCTCGACCCCCGCCCTGTGCTGGAGATCCTGGAAGCCATCGGCCACATGCCGCTGCCCCCTTACATCGACCGTCCCGATGAGGATGCCGACAAGGAGCGCTACCAGACCGTCTATAACCAGAAGCCGGGTGCCGTGGCGGCGCCGACTGCCGGCCTGCACTTCGACGAGCCGCTGCTCGAGAAAATTCGTGCCAAGGGGGTGGAAACGGCGTTCGTCACCCTGCACGTCGGGGCGGGCACCTTCCAGCCGGTGCGGGTGGACAAGATTGAAGATCATCACATGCACTCGGAGTATGCCGAGGTGCCGCAGGAGGTGGTGGACGCCATCGCCGCAACGCGCGCCCGCGGTGGCCGGGTGATTGCGGTGGGAACTACTTCGGTACGCTCGCTCGAGAGCGCGGCCAAGGTGACTCTGGCCCAGGGCAAGCCGCTGGCGCCGTTCTTCAGCGACACCGACATCTTCATCTTCCCCGGTTACCAGTTCCAGGTGGTCGATGCCATGGTCACCAACTTCCATCTGCCGGAGTCGACCCTGATCATGCTGGTCAGCGCCTTTGCCGGCTACGACAACGTGATGTCGGCCTACCAGGCGGCTGTGGCCGAGCAGTACCGTTTCTTCAGCTACGGGGACGCCATGTTCGTCACCCGTCGCCGGGCGCAGGCATAA
- the tgt gene encoding tRNA guanosine(34) transglycosylase Tgt — protein sequence MKFELKTTDGRARRGQLVFERGTVQTPAFMPVGTYGTVKGMTPEEVRETGAQILLGNTFHLWLRPGQEVMRAHGDLHDFMNWQGPILTDSGGFQVFSLGHIRKITEAGVHFRHPINGEKIFLDPEKSMEIQYDLGSDIVMIFDECTPYPATYEEARKSMEMSLRWGKRSRDKFDALGNKNALFGIIQGSVYEDLRDVSLDGLLEIGFDGYAVGGLAVGEPKEDMHRILEHVCPKIPADKPRYLMGVGKPEDLVEGVRRGIDMFDCVMPTRNARNGHLFTTDGVVKIRNAKYREDTSTLDADCDCYTCKNYTRSYLYHLDKCNEILGARLNTIHNLRYYQRVMQGLRDAIEQGKLDDFVTEFYRRQGKPVPPLAENDVK from the coding sequence ATGAAATTTGAACTGAAAACCACTGACGGCCGTGCCCGTCGCGGCCAGCTGGTATTCGAGCGCGGCACCGTGCAGACCCCGGCCTTTATGCCGGTCGGCACCTACGGCACCGTCAAGGGGATGACCCCGGAAGAGGTGCGTGAGACCGGCGCCCAGATCCTGCTCGGCAACACCTTCCACCTCTGGCTGCGGCCGGGGCAGGAAGTGATGCGCGCCCACGGCGATCTGCATGACTTCATGAACTGGCAGGGCCCGATCCTGACCGACTCGGGTGGTTTCCAGGTGTTCAGCCTGGGGCACATTCGCAAGATCACCGAAGCGGGCGTGCACTTCCGTCACCCCATCAACGGCGAGAAAATCTTCCTCGACCCCGAGAAATCCATGGAGATCCAGTACGATCTGGGCTCCGACATCGTGATGATCTTCGATGAGTGCACGCCGTACCCGGCCACTTACGAAGAGGCGCGCAAGTCGATGGAGATGTCCCTGCGCTGGGGCAAGCGTTCGCGCGACAAGTTCGATGCGCTCGGCAACAAGAACGCCCTGTTCGGCATCATCCAAGGGTCCGTGTACGAAGATCTGCGGGATGTGTCGCTGGACGGCCTCTTGGAGATCGGCTTCGACGGTTACGCGGTCGGTGGTCTGGCGGTGGGTGAGCCGAAAGAGGACATGCATCGCATCCTCGAGCACGTCTGCCCGAAAATCCCGGCCGACAAGCCGCGCTACCTGATGGGCGTGGGCAAGCCGGAAGATCTGGTGGAAGGGGTGCGCCGTGGCATCGACATGTTCGACTGCGTGATGCCGACCCGCAACGCCCGCAACGGCCACCTGTTCACCACCGACGGGGTGGTCAAGATCCGCAACGCCAAGTATCGCGAGGACACCAGCACCCTGGATGCCGACTGCGATTGCTACACCTGCAAGAACTACACCCGCAGTTATTTGTACCATCTGGACAAGTGCAACGAGATCCTCGGTGCCCGTCTGAACACCATCCACAACCTGCGTTATTACCAGCGTGTGATGCAGGGTTTGCGGGACGCGATCGAGCAGGGTAAATTAGACGACTTTGTAACTGAGTTTTACCGTCGGCAAGGGAAGCCCGTGCCTCCGTTAGCTGAAAATGACGTGAAATAA